From the genome of Amia ocellicauda isolate fAmiCal2 chromosome 14, fAmiCal2.hap1, whole genome shotgun sequence, one region includes:
- the LOC136767522 gene encoding maestro heat-like repeat-containing protein family member 1 isoform X2 — protein MEHFEALVKMFDLQRALESGATEQQVLEKVVAFSDVADPEDFFLWGVGFLRRDHEVAHEAVLQAMGKVLTSHIEAISPSTAGKAFAMVSEKLGRDANEPPERRQAASDILLVLGSRFLEEVLAALDILLRADVDADPMLLTTLGRLSRANVLTDFSESIQDFFSGPRGSSDPTLRKQDFFPILDTVYSSFQMWNRFERNLQVHDAVINALASLTPLLSPATLRANLRGLIDTTVVMYRQRSDGEALVKNVRCIILAALGTDRKIIRPSVFPLLRSLHQEIRARRESRLPVDAVLSVVTLLATAFPKLVASLLIQLLKCTSEPSRAAAGVILAHLLSAAGNTQPIPGQPSFPRDSSSACFRVLQAGRAKLTKQVPEILDALQTCLPHLADRQLRVVARLVSHCPEELVETLLNRALPLDRALPLDRSICALWRALSSDSKLSRKLLAFLLGKLSASPAGRQTLAVITAVQELLAAPEQKRPFQRVFPRLFGTLLLRMGLSEDIRETMLAVRALVLQAQLGTVSEQLEQEEAWAELPSAESHTEGVRLLARAMAQHGGSHLPGIVKVLVPFLSSDQEQHRVALTAFFSELLCGSEKHLRAMLLKNLKLRAQDPSVPVRLQLFQGLQRATATQVEERSRELLAFLGSGLQDADVADRQVVLGALSALSQLLPNLRRDGVCRDVLADVLLRVTALWEREDEALRCAGATMLGELCRCQAVTAHIREELQEALVRLVLHLPDSSPKVCKTYHLTLNNTGSVPELGTISRLIYKNKQEQGLDFRTFLDDLAFWASNFPEALGWSFSCALDCLSSRFPGVRACAAIFTECLIKNAPQSLLSRRWMDQSIAALTRALQEESDAQARSCASQALEYCTASQRQRPAKVPVWKRLFCCHP, from the exons ATGGAGCATTTTGAGGCCTTAG TGAAGATGTTTGATCTTCAGCGGGCCCTTGAATCAGGCGCCACTGAGCAGCAGGTGCTGGAGAAAGTGGTGGCTTTCTCCGACGTGGCCGACCCAGAAGACTTCTTTTTGTGGGGTGTCGGTTTCTTGAGAAGAGACCACGAG GTAGCCCATGAGGCCGTCCTGCAGGCCATGGGAAAGGTGCTGACCAGCCACATTGAAGCCATCAGCCCCTCCACAGCCGGGAAGGCATTCGCTATGGTTTCTGAGAAATTGGGCAGGGATGCG AACGAGCCTCCGGAGAGGCGGCAGGCAGCCAGCGACATCCTGCTGGTGCTGGGGTCCCGGTTTCTCGAGGAGGTCTTGGCAGCTCTGGACATTTTGTTGAGGGCAGATGTGGATGCAGACCCCATGTTGCTGACCACTTTGGGACGTCTGTCACGAGCAAATG TGCTCACAGACTTCTCCGAAAGCATTCAGGACTTCTTTTCTGGCCCCAGAGGGAGCTCTGACCCGACCCTGAGGAAGCAGGACTTCTTTCCAATCCTGGACACCGTTTACTCATCTTTTCAGATGTGGAACAGGTTCGAACGGAACCTGCAG GTCCATGATGCGGTAATCAATGCCTTGGCTTCCCTGACGCCGCTGCTGAGCCCTGCGACTCTCCGGGCCAACCTAAGGGGGCTGATCGACACCACAGTGGTGATGTACAGACAGAGGTCCGACGGTGAAGCTCTGGTCAAG AACGTGCGCTGCATCATCCTGGCGGCCTTGGGCACGGACCGGAAAATAATCCGCCCCTCTGTGTTCCCCCTGCTAAGGAGCCTGCACCAGGAG ATCCGCGCCCGTCGGGAGAGCCGGCTGCCTGTGGACGCGGTCCTGAGCGTCGTCACACTTCTCG CCACCGCCTTCCCAAAGTTGGTCGCCAGTCTGCTTATACAGTTACTGAAGTGCACCAGTGAGCCGAGCCGGGCCGCAGCTGGGGTGATTCTGGCACACCTCCTCAGCGCCGCAG GGAACACCCAGCCCATTCCAGGCCAGCCCTCCTTCCCCCGGGACAGCAGCTCCGCCTGCTTTCGTGTCCTGCAGGCCGGTCGAGCCAAGCTGACGAAGCAG GTCCCTGAGATCTTGGATGCTCTGCAAACCTGCCTGCCCCACCTGGCTGACCGGCAGCTGAGAGTGGTCGCCCGCCTCGTGTCTCACTGCCCGGAGGAGCTCGTCGAGACGTTGCTGAACCGAGCCCTGCCGCTGGACCGAGCCCTGCCGCTGGACCG CTCCATCTGTGCGCTATGGAGGGCCTTGAGTTCAGACAGCAAGTTGTCCCGCAAGCTGCTGGCGTTCCTCTTGGGAAAGCTTAGCGCCTCACCTGCTGGGCGCCAGACCCTGGCT GTGATTACTGCTGTGCAAGAGTTGCTGGCCGCCCCAGAGCAGAAGAGGCCCTTTCAGAGGGTCTTTCCCCGACTCTTTGGCACCCTACTTCTCCGGATGGGCCTCAGTGAGGACATCAGAGAGACCATGCTGGCCGTGCGGGCCTTGGTGCTACAGGCCCAGCTGGGGACGGTGTCGGAGCAGTTGGAGCAGGAAGAGGCCTGGGCGGAGCTGCCAAGCGCCGAGAGCCACACTGAAGGGGTCCGTCTCCTGGCCAG GGCCATGGCTCAGCACGGCGGCTCGCATCTCCCCGGCATCGTTAAGGTCCTCGTCCCTTTCCTGAGCTCTGACCAGGAGCAGCACAGAGTCGCGTTGACGGCTTTCTTCTCTGAG CTGCTGTGCGGCTCAGAGAAACATTTGAGGGCCATGCTGCTTAAGAACTTGAAGCTCCGAGCCCAGGACCCTTCTGTGCCTGTGAGGTTGCAGCTATTCCAGGGCCTGCAGAGAGCCACGGCCACCCAG GTGGAAGAACGGAGCCGGGAGCTGCTGGCCTTCCTCGGCTCGGGCCTGCAGGACGCAGACGTGGCGGACAGGCAGGTGGTCCTGGGAGCTCTGTCCGCCCTCTCGCAGCTCTTGCCCAACCTAAGACGGGACGGCGTCTGCCGGGATGTCCTTGCAGACGTCCTGCTTAGGGTCACTGCGCTCTGGGAAAGA GAGGACGAGGCGCTGCGCTGCGCCGGCGCCACCATGCTGGGGGAATTGTGCCGGTGCCAGGCAGTGACGGCCCACATCAGAGAGGAACTGCAGGAGGCGCTGGTGCGTCTGGTGTTGCACCTCCCAGACTCCAGTCCAAAGGTGTGCAAG ACCTACCACCTGACCCTCAACAACACTGGGTCAGTGCCAGAACTCGGCACCATCAGCAGACTGATctacaagaacaagcaggagcaGGGTTTGGACTTTCGTACCTTCCTGGATGACCTTGCATTCTGG GCGTCTAATTTCCCAGAGGCCCTGGGCTGGTCCTTCAGCTGCGCCCTGGACTGCCTGAGCAGCCGCTTTCCTGGAGTCAGAGCCTGCGCTGCCATCTTTACAG AGTGCCTGATTAAAAACGCCCCGCAGTCCCTCCTCAGTCGTCGATGGATGGATCAGAGCATCGCAG CTCTGACGCGGGCCCTTCAGGAGGAGAGCGACGCACAGGCAAGGAGCTGCGCCTCTCAGGCCCTGGAGTACTGCACTGCCTCCCAGCGCCAGAGGCCTGCGAAGGTGCCTGTGTGGAAGAGGCTCTTCTGCTGCCACCCATGA